The Papilio machaon chromosome 15, ilPapMach1.1, whole genome shotgun sequence region attttaaaatgttttttattctctGACCATATTACAGGTTGCCGCTGTTAATGATCCAGCAGTTGACGTAGAATACatctgttatttaataaaatttgattcaaTACATGGAAAATTTGAAGGTGATGTCGCGCCATGCAAGGGcgatattcaaattaatgGTAACCTGAAAACACTATATTTTGAGATAATTACCCagtcgttatattttttttccattgcATAACAGttattgtataacatatttgttttgttgttagaGATAACATTTCAATGATTTACATTGCACAATATACTTGTTGGTATAAGTCGTATAAATGCACTGAAATAACCTCTTCGCAACTATtgacttatttatattgaaactaaagtagttaaaattaacaaaaagtaaaataacaattaaataaaacagaactCATGACTTTCCAATTTTAGTCATGAATCTCAATTACACCACTTGCATAGCAAACTTAGGCTGAAtcgtaattatatttcaggtaatttagttaaaatatttcgaGCAAAGCAACCATGCGATGTGCCATGGAACACCGCCGGTGTGCAGTATGTCATCGAATCTTCGGGAATGTTCACCAATCTGGAAAAAGCTGcggtaaaaaatattgcaccTAACAACTAATACACTTTAAATTCTGTAAAGTGAAATACATACAGTTTAGTTAAGACTACACTATTATAATAACACTAGCTTTGCCCCAAACTTTGTCTGCGTAAAATACTATcttcgggtagcatttttaatgacgtagactaattattttacttaaaattataatatattacaacaaaagatattaaaaaccaCAAAACATCCACATAAGCCTTACATATtaccatacaaacattcatacCCTATTcccatattattattatgttcctttgagggtaaaacttaaacgatatttaaatgtcatttatgtttaaattaattcaaattaaaagtttaaaatataagtttcaagcttgtaactgtaaaaaagACGATATTTCCAAACAAagtttcacccccactttgaACCcccttacaaatattttttctgtctGTCCTATCTTAGGCTCTAGACTCTAGAaaatctgtgtaccaaatttcatttaattcaatagTTTTGGCGTCaatgacagacagacagagttactttcgcatttataatattagtaaggactAGGAAcgatttaagatttaattataagtatatggacaattttctttaataaatcaaaagaaacaaaagacCAAGTAGTTTAAGTATAACTTATCTTTCaagagttaaaaatattaaatttctttatgttttaacaaataagtCGATAGGCGTTGGCTGATAAACAAGCTGacgacattttttgttttcatatcaGTAACTcagagatatttttaatatgggtTCAACTAAAGGTTGAGGGTGTGTACGTGACgtctttgaaatataaaaaaaaaggtcaaaaacatattgtttattgttttcctAACCGTCTTATcatattgtaatattgttcAGAATCCGGgttcattatataaaaaataggatTCTCAACGTTCTAAGTTCTAAGCGATATGAAACTTTGTCagtttaaaagataaagacaAAAGACTAACTAATATGTTATCTTCAGTAGGTACAATAATTTAGTACCATTTAGAATTCTATACAATTTTGTATCGTCCATAAcataattagtaagattgttaacTGACAAAGTTTAGATCGATGACATAAAGTTTTGTGTCAGGGCCATTTGTCGGTAGAGGGTGTGAAGCGTGTGGTGGTGACTGCACCAAGCAGCGACGTGCCAATGATCATCCTGGGTGTCAACGATGATAAACTCAGAGCTGGTATTAtcactattatttaaattagccatttttatttttgactagGGATTCAAGTTTCGCTTGTTTTCACGatccaaattaaaaagtacctACTCTAGGTTATTTGGACCATAACTTTATGTTATCAAATGTTTCCTAAAACCCTAAGGAAACTAATTAAAGGTTTTCAAAACAAGAAaacattagtatttataactagcaGTTAACTGTGACTTCTTCCGcgctgatttaaaaaaaaatagcctatgtcaccccgaggtagtgtagcttcccgacaatgaaagaattttaaaatagattcagtagtttcggagcttATTCAATGCAAGCAAGCAAACAAACAGTCAAATCTATCtctctttataatatgtgtatagacaatagatttttttactgtaacttTTTTTCACGACGGCCTTAtaatagtagttttttttcatttattatgtttttttttaataattcattagATCAGAGAGTGATATCTTGCGCCTCAAGCACCTTGTACTGTTTGGCTCCGATAATGAAAGTTCTAGAAAACAACTATGGCGTTTCAGAGGGATTTGTTACTAGCATACACGCAATGACGCCCTCTCTCAAACCACTGGACGGATTGTGTTTGAGAGGAAAGGTAAAAATTTCACAAATGGTGCACATATACAAAAACAGTTTTGTTTCGAAATCCAACTGGTAGATTGATTCCGAATGAATTACTCTAGTGTTATTATAACCCTCGTTCTCCTCTCctaaatgacataaaaatgtatgggTTTGTATGGTTTTTTACGGATATAGGAATATAGTACAGAAAGTCGATTAATTGGACCCATAATGAATAACTAACCTACCCCAAACCATAGAGCTGTGCATCGTCATCAAATTCATAATTTCTGCCTACCTCCTTCAACAGGCGTGAGTGTATTAGTAGTATATGATTCCAGCACTGGCGTGACTTTAGAAGCATCCATCAGAACGTAATCCCGGCTATGACAGGTGCGTGTAAAGCCCTCGGGAAGATACTGCCAGAACTTAAAGACAAGATGATTGGCCTCGCCTTCCGCGTACCCATTGTTAATGTATCCGTATTAGATTTGACAATAAGGTAAGTACACTTTTTTGACaattgaaaatgaataataacttCGTAGGAAATTAACTATGATGTatgtcaaatattaaaatgtattttcacaAGGTTAagcaaaaaaacaacattagaaaatattgttaaaaacgtTGAAAACGCCAGCGAAACCTACTTACaagaagtattaaatatatctaaagaGGAAGCCGTGTCATCAGATTTTATAAGAGACAGTCATTCCTGTATATTGGATGTCAATTCGAGTTTGCAACTTCGACCCGATTTTTACAAACTTATCTGTTGGTACGAAAACGAATTTTCATACGCGTGTCGTGTTATGGATTTGATAACATTTTGTGAGAGACGATTTGAACAGAAACAAACTTTGGAAGGTAAAATTGTTGACGGCGTGACAGAAAGTCCAAAATTGACGGACACCGCCGCTGGTCTTAAGAGATTTAAACCAGCAGCTGGTACTTGTCGACAGCAAATTCCCAATACAATAAAGACTTTTTCCAAAAGTGTGTACAGTAGTTTACAAGATTTGCAGCCGTGGGGAGCTGATGTATCTGTAGTACATCAGGGAACATTTACAGATAGACAACCAAAGAAGGTAAACGAGTTATTACAAGTACCCACCGTCGATAACATGGTTAAGAATGTTTCAGTATCGACATCTATTCAAAATATTGAACCGACATCGAGTGCTAGTAATAACATTGAAGCTAAACcaagtgttaataaaaacgTTCATAAATCAACTAAACATGAACGAAACGACTTCTTCGGTCAGAATCATTTGGAGAGTGTgagaaaagaattaaataaaatgatgaaCGTCACTCAAGGATTACTTGAGAAATCTAATAGATTATGCGATCCGTTCAAGTTTAAGTTCGAGGAtcaggaattaaaaaaaaacaaagcggATAGATGTATAGCATTCGTAGAATCGAACGAATCTATCCAATGTACGGGATGTTTGACAAAGAGTCAaggtacatttattattaacaaacaatTAGAAACAGCGTGTTCGGGTCGAGGAGATACGAAAAATGATAATGCGAGATTGATGGCTGTGGAACATTCAGCACTGACTGAaggtacaaatattttatttaataaataaaaagcataAACGAATTAACACTTAACCATTTCCACGTGATGTTAAGTGTACACAAGTTACATTTGTAACAACtaaagccgcattcacatttgtctgacgtgttgtgtcgtgatgctttctgtcgtgatggctactgttcacatcaatgtgacgcgttatgacgcatttttaaacagttccgttatagctctcagagagtttacacattcgcaatgttttttcatgaatcataCGATTCAgattcagattatgaagaagatatttttttttttgtttttttttttttttttttttttatttatttattttcaggaaaaaaataacactatttacaaattaatgttcgccaaaccactcacGTGGTTTGTAGGCGTCGCACCTTTTCAACTTTCcaaacacataaatataatcttaattaaatacaattttaaactaacGCTATCaagttatttcttatttatatatttattgctgAGCTTTCAATCAAGAACAATTCATTGTTAATTGAAAGCTACAGCagcatatttttcaatgtttgcTTCAGTGAGCCCCTACTATTTACAGAACTATTCACAATTGAACTACGAACTAGTAAAGGtcttaagaatttattaaaaagctttGGAGCCAAGTATTCTCTGGTTCGTTCGCCGTAATAATTATATGCTCTGGCTTCGCGTACGTTACCCGCAGCGACAGCCCtcgtgttataattattagtaattacTTCTAAATCCGTAaccttttcatttttatagtataactGTAACATTATTAGGTagtgtgtttttttatcaataggTAATATCTGACATTCTTTAAAGAGTTTATAATAATcgtgtttatatttatctttaaattttttatctacaattaatttcaataaatgtaactgtatatttttaatttgatctgtataagttttaaatgttaaccCGTATGAACTTAAACCATAACTTATCACTGAATCTGCTAACGCATAGTATACCATGAACATAATATCTTTACTAACCACTCTTTTGAGCTGATATAATTTAGCCAAAACAGCTCTTAATCTGTTACAAACAGTATTTATATGCGGTCGCCAGTTAAAACAGCTATCTAACGTCAGACCTAAATACCGAAAAGTAGTAACACAGTCTACCCTTGGACAGTTACACCAATTCTGGTCGCTGCGGTGGAAGCAGTCAAATGAGTGGCCAATGACATGAACCCCATGTATTGCAGCCTTCTTTGCATTCCTATTGTAGGGtgaatatatatacatagacTTTGTCTTCgctatatttaatagtatacCGTTATCGTGCGCCCATTGAACCACTCGATCAAAATCATTCTGCATCAATCTTTCCATCCTCTTCAAATCTCTGCCAGCCACCAACAAGCACATGTCGTCTGCATACATGTACACCCTACAATTCTCGACCACGTTGACCACACTATTTACGTGCATGATGTACCCAACCGGCCCGAACACTGAGCCGGTTGGCACACCGAGCACTACACCCGCCTCTGCTCCCCTTATCCCATTAACAACCGTATACATTGACCTTTCTTTGAGGTAATTGTGGAAATATCTATTGATGGGACCACTGATACCACATTCTTCCATGGCCAGTAGTAATTGGTTATGCTGTAAGGTGTCAAATGCCTTTTTGAAGTCCACAAAAAGTGCTATGAGCTGATTGCCCTCACTTAATTCTTTATTGACATAATCGGTGAACTGCCCAAGAGCAGTGTCAGTGCTTCTTCCCTTTCTAAATCCGTGCTGACTGTCACTTATAATTTGATGCTTTTCTAAAAATGTACTAATCTGTGGTACatatgcagttattggcactggcaacacttctaataaaacaaagaaagagaagaagatattggatacatccagtaaatacaaaaagagagACTAAAGGCGAGTTTTATTGTCTTGTTAAAGAGCTTGAGAGTGATgctgaaaaatttcatcagtatttt contains the following coding sequences:
- the LOC106710219 gene encoding uncharacterized protein LOC106710219, whose translation is MVIKVGINGFGRIGRIMFRTCILNPDVEVAAVNDPAVDVEYICYLIKFDSIHGKFEGDVAPCKGDIQINGNLVKIFRAKQPCDVPWNTAGVQYVIESSGMFTNLEKAAGHLSVEGVKRVVVTAPSSDVPMIILGVNDDKLRADQRVISCASSTLYCLAPIMKVLENNYGVSEGFVTSIHAMTPSLKPLDGLCLRGKHWRDFRSIHQNVIPAMTGACKALGKILPELKDKMIGLAFRVPIVNVSVLDLTIRLSKKTTLENIVKNVENASETYLQEVLNISKEEAVSSDFIRDSHSCILDVNSSLQLRPDFYKLICWYENEFSYACRVMDLITFCERRFEQKQTLEGKIVDGVTESPKLTDTAAGLKRFKPAAGTCRQQIPNTIKTFSKSVYSSLQDLQPWGADVSVVHQGTFTDRQPKKVNELLQVPTVDNMVKNVSVSTSIQNIEPTSSASNNIEAKPSVNKNVHKSTKHERNDFFGQNHLESVRKELNKMMNVTQGLLEKSNRLCDPFKFKFEDQELKKNKADRCIAFVESNESIQCTGCLTKSQGTFIINKQLETACSGRGDTKNDNARLMAVEHSALTEDAPKLHDGDDISKFHVKTLYDTNFEEISDSRHAGELVQKRAITKLQKTSTSFLRENPYVYSFNKKHEFRNDQLKKQLQKSSPVSIKMEGLNLAGNEAHCSENISRYIIVQETENTKNDGKFLGQRLVGKQNILVQKQVICENVALRSNDNNNVFVKKDSNKTKQDIFDKLDSTSATNSENSFHVKEKQSQVICINDLTNSLEDLSRLEKICKIIEISDDLSDELFSKLKPTEATCMKNKKWSFKDLCAKIKLDDFCDKVFRE